A region from the Clostridium beijerinckii genome encodes:
- a CDS encoding transcriptional regulator: MIENKILELIENEDKRKPLTDSDIARLINTTREYITQFRTEKNINNSRQRKEAILHNDIKKLIIEDKDISDRQLCKRLSLLGYDISRYSVTKIKKYMIEKLFPEDLDVVESVAENLTEVKCLVNKNIQEISNKENIYTANQENKEKNNYLRKIIGYHGSLKNVISQAEAAVLYPPHGLHTLLLGPSGVGKSFFAESMYNFAINSSHFGKSAPFIIFNCADYVENPQLLLSQLFGYSKGAFTGANTEKVGLVEKANNGILFLDEVHRLPSEGQEILFYLLDKGKYRRLGETENSRTANVMIIAATTEDPKSSLLLTFRRRIPMIIEIPSINNRPINERYVLIKSFFSQESARVGKEITVRYEVIRSLLLYNCPGNIGQLRSDIQVACARGFCNSLSSNSNEVVIDLKDLPKHVPLGILSVEDRKLVSENIFNEDLIVNPNDVVTQKSKDDRYTLPDEIYNNIEEKYYKLEKQGISKDEINKILWSKMEFDLNKFAKNIEANLFFPKEELKNIIDEKILNVVEKVTNIAKGYIENIQENFYYCIAMHLNSTYDRLKQGRVIKNPESDYIKKEYYNEYRIAKILTKEINKSLDIELPEDEIGFIAMYLKTFSVVEKNVSRVAVIVLSHGHVACGMVDVANKLLGTNLAVGIEMSLDENPQSLLERTIEVAKKVHEGKGCLLLVDMGSLVTFGEIITKETGIPTRVIGRVDTVMVLEAVRRSLIENSNLYEISKALDGDKAYVGKVQGVKKYIKTIITICITGEGTALKIKKYLEDVLGNSNKNLNIIPIGIMNKNNAQDEIIKMSKDNNIATIVGTIDPEVESIPFISFQDILKESGKLLLKSLLGIENINPLINVIDEELIQIKDDIFTKSDLIDEMCNLLITKGKVKEKFTIGVYKREMMGGTLFEGTFGIPHGLSEFVEKSSLCIFKLNNPILWDYDCKVDVVIMLALKESDGKIVRQLFDTLSRIEVADKIRHANSAKEISDILLKI, from the coding sequence TTGATTGAAAATAAAATACTTGAACTAATTGAAAATGAGGACAAAAGAAAGCCATTAACTGATAGTGACATTGCTAGATTAATAAATACAACTAGAGAATATATAACTCAATTTAGAACAGAGAAAAATATAAATAATTCTCGCCAAAGAAAAGAAGCGATTTTACATAATGATATAAAGAAACTAATAATTGAAGATAAAGATATTTCAGACAGGCAATTATGTAAAAGGTTATCTCTTCTTGGATATGATATTTCTAGGTATTCTGTGACTAAGATAAAAAAATATATGATTGAGAAACTGTTTCCAGAGGATTTGGATGTGGTTGAAAGTGTGGCGGAAAACTTAACAGAAGTTAAATGTTTGGTAAACAAAAATATACAAGAAATAAGTAATAAAGAAAATATATATACAGCGAATCAAGAAAATAAGGAAAAGAATAATTATTTAAGAAAGATTATAGGATATCATGGTTCATTAAAAAATGTAATTAGTCAAGCTGAAGCTGCAGTATTATATCCTCCCCATGGACTTCATACGCTTTTGCTTGGACCATCAGGTGTTGGGAAAAGTTTTTTCGCAGAATCTATGTATAATTTTGCAATTAATTCTTCACACTTTGGGAAAAGTGCACCGTTTATAATATTTAATTGTGCTGATTATGTAGAGAATCCACAATTACTTCTTTCTCAACTATTTGGTTATAGTAAAGGTGCCTTTACTGGCGCTAATACAGAAAAAGTTGGTTTAGTAGAGAAAGCAAATAATGGAATACTATTCTTGGATGAAGTGCATAGATTGCCAAGTGAAGGACAGGAAATACTATTCTATCTGTTGGATAAGGGCAAGTACAGAAGACTTGGGGAAACTGAAAATAGCAGAACAGCCAATGTAATGATAATTGCAGCAACTACAGAAGATCCTAAATCATCCTTATTGTTAACATTTAGAAGAAGAATACCAATGATAATTGAAATCCCTTCTATTAATAACAGGCCAATTAATGAAAGATATGTATTAATAAAAAGTTTCTTTTCACAAGAATCAGCGAGAGTTGGAAAAGAAATTACCGTGCGTTATGAGGTTATTAGGTCATTGTTGTTATACAATTGTCCGGGAAATATAGGGCAGTTAAGAAGTGATATACAAGTTGCGTGCGCAAGAGGTTTTTGTAATTCATTAAGCAGTAATTCAAATGAAGTCGTTATTGACTTAAAAGATTTACCTAAGCATGTGCCCTTGGGGATACTAAGCGTTGAGGATAGAAAACTAGTGTCAGAAAATATTTTTAATGAAGATTTGATTGTTAATCCTAATGATGTTGTTACTCAGAAATCAAAAGATGATAGATATACGTTACCTGATGAAATATATAATAATATAGAGGAAAAGTATTATAAACTTGAAAAGCAGGGAATTAGTAAAGATGAAATTAATAAAATATTATGGAGTAAAATGGAATTTGATTTAAATAAATTTGCAAAAAACATAGAAGCGAATTTATTTTTTCCTAAGGAAGAGTTAAAAAATATAATAGATGAAAAGATATTAAATGTGGTTGAAAAAGTAACTAATATTGCTAAAGGATATATAGAGAATATCCAGGAAAATTTTTATTATTGTATAGCAATGCACTTAAATTCAACCTATGATAGATTAAAACAGGGGAGAGTAATAAAGAATCCTGAATCGGACTATATTAAAAAGGAATATTATAATGAGTATAGAATCGCAAAAATATTAACTAAAGAGATAAATAAAAGTTTAGACATTGAACTTCCGGAGGATGAAATAGGATTTATTGCGATGTACTTAAAAACGTTTTCTGTGGTAGAAAAAAATGTAAGCAGAGTGGCTGTTATTGTATTAAGCCATGGACATGTTGCTTGCGGTATGGTTGATGTAGCAAATAAGTTGTTAGGTACAAATCTTGCCGTAGGAATAGAAATGTCACTTGATGAAAATCCTCAAAGTTTGCTTGAAAGAACTATAGAGGTTGCAAAGAAAGTGCATGAAGGTAAAGGATGTTTATTATTAGTAGATATGGGATCCTTGGTTACGTTTGGCGAAATCATAACTAAAGAAACAGGAATTCCAACAAGGGTTATTGGTAGAGTAGATACAGTAATGGTATTGGAGGCTGTGAGAAGATCTTTAATTGAAAATAGTAATCTGTACGAAATTTCTAAGGCACTTGATGGAGATAAGGCCTATGTTGGAAAAGTACAAGGCGTAAAGAAATATATTAAAACCATAATTACAATATGTATAACTGGTGAAGGTACAGCTTTAAAAATAAAAAAATATCTTGAAGATGTATTGGGGAATTCAAATAAAAATTTAAATATTATACCAATTGGAATCATGAATAAAAATAATGCTCAAGATGAGATAATTAAGATGAGCAAAGATAATAATATAGCCACAATTGTTGGAACTATTGATCCTGAAGTAGAAAGTATTCCATTTATATCTTTTCAAGATATTCTGAAAGAATCAGGTAAATTACTGCTAAAAAGTTTACTTGGAATAGAGAATATAAATCCTTTAATAAATGTAATTGATGAGGAACTAATTCAGATTAAGGATGATATATTTACAAAAAGTGATTTAATAGATGAAATGTGCAATCTATTGATTACAAAAGGAAAGGTTAAAGAAAAATTTACAATAGGTGTATACAAGAGAGAAATGATGGGAGGAACTCTATTTGAAGGTACTTTTGGTATACCTCATGGTTTATCGGAGTTTGTAGAGAAATCATCCTTGTGTATTTTTAAACTTAACAATCCCATTTTATGGGACTATGATTGTAAGGTTGATGTTGTTATTATGTTGGCACTAAAAGAGAGTGATGGGAAAATAGTTAGGCAACTATTTGACACTTTATCAAGGATAGAAGTAGCTGATAAAATAAGACATGCAAATTCAGCTAAAGAAATTTCAGATATATTACTAAAAATATAA
- a CDS encoding PTS galactitol transporter subunit IIA, whose product MTSSIKEFLRRDLVVNNLEAKSAEDVFKKMSPILLEAGFVEDSFFNGLVNRENKFPTGLLLGKYNVAIPHTDAVHVKKPAIAIATLKNPVKFNCMDGNGSVDVNIVFTMALNEPHSQIVMLQQLMFLIQNESILENMLQAKDSDEVYDIVSNFNCNCE is encoded by the coding sequence ATGACTAGTAGTATTAAAGAATTTTTAAGAAGAGATTTAGTAGTAAATAACCTTGAAGCTAAATCAGCTGAGGACGTCTTTAAGAAGATGTCTCCCATATTGTTAGAAGCAGGATTTGTAGAAGATTCCTTTTTTAATGGGTTAGTAAATAGAGAAAACAAATTTCCAACAGGTTTATTACTTGGAAAATATAATGTTGCAATACCTCATACAGATGCTGTTCATGTCAAAAAACCAGCTATAGCTATTGCAACACTAAAAAATCCTGTGAAATTTAATTGCATGGATGGAAATGGAAGCGTGGATGTTAATATAGTATTTACTATGGCTTTAAATGAACCTCACAGCCAGATAGTAATGTTGCAGCAATTGATGTTTCTAATTCAGAATGAAAGTATTTTAGAAAATATGCTTCAAGCAAAAGATAGCGACGAAGTGTATGATATCGTTTCGAACTTTAATTGTAATTGCGAGTAA
- a CDS encoding PTS galactitol transporter subunit IIB, which yields MDKQKLILVACGTGIATSTVVCKKVEDLIKVNGINARIIQCKISEVGVYEDQADLLVTTTISSRNYKFPVVNAINYLTNINPGKIDQAIIEVLK from the coding sequence ATGGACAAACAGAAACTAATATTAGTAGCCTGTGGTACAGGAATAGCAACTTCAACAGTTGTATGTAAAAAAGTGGAGGATTTAATTAAAGTCAATGGTATTAATGCGAGAATTATACAATGCAAGATTTCAGAAGTGGGAGTTTATGAAGACCAAGCTGATCTTTTAGTAACAACTACAATTTCATCACGAAACTATAAATTTCCTGTAGTTAATGCCATAAACTACCTAACTAACATTAATCCAGGCAAAATTGACCAAGCAATTATTGAAGTTTTGAAATAA
- a CDS encoding PTS galactitol transporter subunit IIC (with GatAB forms a phosphoenolpyruvate-dependent sugar phosphotransferase transporter for galactitol; subunit IIC forms the translocation channel and contains the substrate binding site) — MLLNVIQYILNLGPTVMLPLTITIIGMIFGQGFKKAFRSGITIGIGFVGINLVIGLLTTNLGGAAQQMVTRYGLHLNIIDVGWPAAAAISWASPIAAIMIPICMLVNLVMLAAKATNVVDIDIWNYWHFTAAGATVYVLTHGNWLLAILAGILYEIAVLKIADKTSPMVQEFFGLEGVSLPTGSTAACGLIGIPIVKVVRKIPGIKNLKADPETIQKRFGVFGEPMMMGLVLGIILGILAGYGVDKILQIGISMAGVMFLMPRMVRILMEGLIPVSESVREFLQKKNFGKDRKLTIGLDAAVAVGHPAVIATALVLVPITLFLAVVLPGNQVLPFGDLATICFYVAFIVGAAKGNIVHSVIAGTIVMALGLLMATNIASFHTQMATMAHFTMPEGTSTISSLDMGGNFLNWIVIKVFQLFTGSL; from the coding sequence ATGTTATTAAATGTAATACAGTACATTTTGAACTTAGGACCTACAGTTATGCTGCCATTAACAATTACTATTATTGGTATGATATTTGGACAAGGATTTAAAAAAGCATTTAGGTCAGGTATTACAATCGGTATCGGTTTTGTTGGTATAAATTTGGTCATTGGATTACTTACAACAAACCTTGGTGGAGCCGCACAACAAATGGTTACTAGATATGGATTACATTTGAATATAATAGATGTAGGCTGGCCAGCAGCTGCTGCAATTAGCTGGGCATCCCCTATAGCAGCAATAATGATTCCAATATGTATGTTAGTAAATTTAGTAATGTTGGCTGCAAAGGCAACAAATGTAGTTGATATTGATATATGGAATTATTGGCACTTTACTGCTGCTGGTGCAACTGTATACGTATTAACTCATGGTAATTGGTTACTTGCTATTTTAGCTGGTATTTTATATGAAATTGCTGTTCTTAAGATTGCTGATAAAACATCTCCTATGGTTCAAGAATTCTTTGGACTTGAGGGAGTATCATTACCAACTGGTTCAACTGCTGCTTGCGGTCTTATAGGTATTCCTATTGTTAAAGTTGTAAGAAAAATCCCAGGCATTAAAAATTTAAAGGCAGACCCAGAAACAATTCAAAAAAGATTTGGTGTTTTCGGAGAACCTATGATGATGGGACTCGTTCTTGGTATTATACTAGGAATTCTTGCTGGTTATGGAGTAGATAAAATTCTACAAATAGGTATTTCAATGGCTGGAGTTATGTTCTTAATGCCTCGAATGGTTAGAATACTTATGGAAGGTTTAATTCCTGTTTCAGAATCAGTTAGAGAATTCTTACAAAAGAAAAACTTTGGTAAAGATAGAAAGCTTACAATTGGATTAGATGCAGCAGTGGCAGTTGGACATCCAGCAGTTATTGCAACAGCACTTGTATTAGTTCCAATCACACTATTTTTAGCTGTAGTATTACCGGGAAATCAGGTTTTACCATTTGGAGACTTAGCTACAATATGTTTCTATGTTGCGTTTATAGTCGGTGCAGCAAAAGGTAATATAGTTCACTCAGTTATAGCAGGTACAATAGTTATGGCATTAGGATTACTAATGGCAACAAATATTGCTAGTTTTCACACTCAAATGGCAACAATGGCTCATTTTACAATGCCAGAAGGAACATCAACTATTTCAAGCTTAGACATGGGTGGTAATTTCTTAAACTGGATAGTAATTAAGGTATTCCAATTATTCACAGGAAGCCTATAA
- a CDS encoding sn-glycerol-1-phosphate dehydrogenase has product MMVIVDVTNLKAEELIGMNFECECGKNHSVEINSVKIGINIIEQLPEFLKEFKNKKILIVQDVHTYAVAGKRVEEILRNDFLLKKYIFPQEHLLPDVYALGRVLMEIEDDTALILGIGSGVINDICRFVACKVHVPYAIVGTAPSMDGYASVVSPLITDGFKESHKAIYPYGIYADIEIMKNAPMYLLCSGLGDVLGKYIALADWSIANLLTGEYYCKTIADMVQAAVDKCVAAAPRIPERNDEVVKNITDALVLSGITIGMAGASRPASGSEHHIAHGWEIMFHTRNNEEKWVHGNFVGVGTVVMAMVFESLKDIDIESVMAKGSFRTYDMNKWRKNIESVFGKVAGNVINYKKDAIELNPDKRQENAEKIAASWKDILHIAHTIVPSSNDVKKILQDGGCVWHPEELGIDKNLFIKTFIAAKDIRTRYGVVHLIDDLGLTEQTANLIADKLYKSENI; this is encoded by the coding sequence ATGATGGTTATAGTGGATGTAACAAATTTAAAAGCAGAAGAACTTATTGGAATGAATTTTGAGTGTGAATGCGGAAAAAATCATAGTGTAGAAATCAATTCGGTTAAGATAGGAATCAATATAATAGAACAACTGCCAGAGTTTCTTAAAGAATTTAAAAATAAAAAAATATTAATTGTACAAGATGTTCACACATATGCTGTGGCTGGAAAAAGGGTAGAAGAAATACTACGTAATGATTTTTTATTAAAAAAATATATATTTCCACAGGAACACCTGTTACCTGATGTGTATGCTCTTGGAAGAGTTCTTATGGAAATAGAAGATGATACAGCACTTATACTTGGCATAGGTTCAGGTGTTATAAATGACATCTGCAGGTTCGTGGCGTGCAAGGTACATGTGCCTTATGCCATAGTAGGTACTGCACCATCCATGGATGGTTATGCATCCGTAGTATCTCCTTTAATTACAGATGGATTTAAAGAGTCTCACAAAGCTATATATCCTTATGGAATATATGCGGATATTGAAATCATGAAGAATGCTCCAATGTATTTACTTTGTTCAGGACTTGGTGATGTATTAGGTAAATATATTGCTTTGGCAGATTGGTCAATTGCAAATCTCTTAACAGGAGAATATTACTGTAAGACTATTGCAGATATGGTTCAAGCTGCAGTAGATAAGTGTGTTGCTGCTGCACCAAGGATTCCTGAAAGGAATGATGAAGTTGTAAAAAATATAACAGATGCGTTAGTTTTGTCAGGAATAACTATAGGAATGGCAGGGGCTTCAAGACCTGCATCTGGTTCTGAACATCATATTGCCCATGGTTGGGAGATAATGTTTCATACAAGGAACAATGAAGAAAAATGGGTACATGGAAACTTTGTTGGAGTAGGTACAGTGGTTATGGCCATGGTATTTGAATCATTAAAGGATATAGATATAGAGAGTGTTATGGCTAAGGGAAGTTTCAGAACTTATGATATGAATAAATGGAGAAAAAATATTGAAAGCGTATTTGGTAAAGTGGCAGGTAATGTAATTAACTATAAGAAGGATGCAATCGAATTGAATCCAGATAAGAGACAGGAAAATGCAGAAAAGATAGCAGCAAGCTGGAAGGACATTCTTCATATTGCGCATACTATAGTACCAAGTTCTAATGACGTAAAAAAAATATTACAGGATGGGGGCTGTGTATGGCATCCTGAAGAGCTTGGAATTGATAAGAATCTATTTATTAAAACATTCATTGCAGCAAAGGATATAAGAACAAGATATGGTGTTGTGCATTTAATTGATGATCTTGGATTAACAGAACAAACTGCTAATTTAATTGCTGATAAATTATATAAATCCGAAAACATATAA
- a CDS encoding HAD family hydrolase — protein sequence MNELKDIKCFLLDMDGTFYLGNTLIDGALDFLDILKSQQKKFIFLTNNSSKNKSTYRQKLSALGCYIDKEQVYTSGEATIWYMKKNCPGNRVYLMGTEPLMKEFENAGFILIKDKNDKPDYVVLGFDTTLTYEKILTACDYIRDGVPFIATHPDFNCPIEDSKYMPDTGSMIRMFEASTGVSPVVIGKPHIYIVEAIMEKYGLEKEDVAIVGDRLYTDIKTGVNAGITSILVLSGETSEDMHEKSDITADYVFSSIKYIGEELKKF from the coding sequence ATGAATGAGTTAAAAGATATTAAATGTTTTCTACTAGATATGGATGGAACTTTCTACCTTGGAAATACACTTATTGATGGTGCACTAGACTTTCTAGATATTTTAAAAAGTCAACAAAAGAAATTTATATTTTTAACAAATAACTCTTCAAAAAACAAATCAACGTATAGGCAGAAGCTTTCAGCACTTGGCTGCTACATTGATAAAGAACAAGTTTATACATCTGGTGAAGCTACTATATGGTATATGAAGAAAAACTGTCCAGGTAACAGGGTATACCTCATGGGTACAGAACCACTTATGAAAGAATTTGAAAATGCAGGATTTATATTAATTAAGGACAAAAATGACAAGCCAGATTATGTAGTTCTTGGTTTTGATACTACACTAACGTACGAAAAGATTTTAACAGCATGTGATTATATAAGGGATGGAGTACCATTTATAGCTACTCATCCGGATTTCAATTGTCCAATTGAAGATAGTAAATATATGCCGGATACTGGTTCTATGATAAGAATGTTTGAAGCATCTACAGGTGTTTCTCCTGTGGTTATAGGTAAGCCACATATATATATAGTAGAGGCTATAATGGAAAAATATGGTCTTGAAAAGGAAGATGTGGCAATTGTAGGAGACAGACTTTACACTGATATCAAAACTGGGGTAAATGCAGGGATAACTAGTATTCTTGTATTAAGTGGTGAGACATCAGAGGACATGCATGAAAAGTCTGACATAACTGCAGATTATGTATTCTCATCAATAAAGTACATTGGCGAAGAATTAAAGAAATTCTAG
- a CDS encoding glycerol-3-phosphate dehydrogenase, whose amino-acid sequence MSIITIIGAGQMASALSFPATENNNEVRLVGTPLDRDIINTAKDTGFHTTLKRQLPKTGIEYYQIEDVNKAIDGAEVIICGVSSFGVDWFADNILPILPEDIPVLSITKGMITEEDGKMINYPQYFLSKLPSNKKLSINAVGGPCTSYELADKDNSEVVFCGDDINILRRLKSLFETSYYHISLSTDIVGVECAVALKNAYALGVSLAIGLAIGTDGSGKEHYNSQAALFGQSIKEAKHLLEIVGGGEKNIIYFGGDLYVTVFGGRTRRIGTLLGQGLTFEEAMEQLKGVTLESVVIATQAAKYVRCLAEKGIVKLSEFPMIIHIDEIINSGAIVDIPWKAFESEKI is encoded by the coding sequence ATGAGCATTATAACAATTATTGGAGCAGGCCAAATGGCATCTGCATTATCTTTTCCTGCAACAGAAAATAACAATGAGGTACGACTTGTTGGTACTCCATTAGATAGAGATATAATTAACACGGCAAAAGATACAGGTTTTCATACTACATTAAAACGCCAATTACCTAAAACAGGTATTGAATATTATCAAATTGAGGATGTAAATAAAGCAATAGATGGAGCTGAAGTTATTATTTGTGGAGTTAGCAGTTTTGGTGTTGATTGGTTTGCAGATAACATATTGCCTATTCTACCTGAAGATATTCCTGTTCTTTCAATAACAAAGGGAATGATTACTGAAGAGGATGGCAAAATGATTAATTATCCACAATACTTTTTAAGTAAACTTCCTTCTAATAAGAAACTTTCTATTAATGCAGTAGGTGGCCCATGTACTAGTTATGAACTTGCTGATAAAGATAACTCTGAAGTTGTATTTTGCGGAGATGACATAAATATACTTAGAAGGCTTAAGAGTTTGTTTGAAACATCATACTATCATATTAGCTTATCTACAGATATTGTAGGTGTTGAATGTGCAGTGGCCTTAAAGAACGCTTATGCCCTAGGTGTATCGCTAGCTATTGGACTAGCTATTGGAACTGATGGTTCTGGAAAAGAACATTATAATTCTCAGGCTGCACTTTTTGGACAAAGCATAAAGGAAGCAAAACATCTTCTTGAAATAGTCGGCGGTGGTGAAAAAAATATTATATATTTTGGTGGTGACCTATATGTAACTGTCTTTGGTGGACGTACTCGTAGAATAGGAACCTTATTAGGACAAGGATTGACCTTTGAAGAAGCTATGGAACAATTAAAAGGAGTTACATTAGAATCTGTAGTTATTGCTACTCAAGCTGCAAAGTACGTACGTTGTCTAGCAGAAAAAGGAATCGTTAAACTTAGTGAATTTCCGATGATAATTCATATTGATGAGATCATAAATTCCGGTGCCATAGTTGATATTCCATGGAAAGCCTTCGAATCAGAAAAAATATGA
- a CDS encoding flavodoxin, with the protein MKIIAINGSPRKNWNTATLLKKSLEGAASKGAETELINLYDLKYSGCISCFACKRKDGEHGKCAIKDDLTPILEKLKTADAVIFGSPIYYMNITAGMTALLERFLFSNSIYSDEIPTVYPKTIPAGFIYTMNATEEQINQFGVNQSFTLRENMIARTTGKPLESLYSYNTYQFSDYDKYESSKFSEEEKAKHKADEFPVDCQKAFDMGVSLATNA; encoded by the coding sequence ATGAAAATTATCGCTATTAACGGGAGTCCCCGTAAGAATTGGAATACAGCAACTTTATTAAAGAAATCTCTTGAGGGTGCAGCGTCAAAGGGTGCAGAAACTGAACTCATAAACCTTTATGATTTAAAATATAGTGGATGTATAAGCTGTTTTGCCTGTAAAAGAAAAGACGGTGAGCATGGTAAGTGTGCAATAAAAGATGATTTAACCCCTATTCTTGAAAAATTAAAAACAGCAGATGCAGTTATTTTTGGTTCTCCTATTTATTACATGAATATTACAGCTGGAATGACTGCACTTTTAGAACGTTTCTTATTTTCAAATAGCATCTATAGCGATGAAATACCAACCGTTTATCCTAAGACAATACCAGCAGGATTTATTTATACTATGAATGCTACAGAAGAACAAATTAATCAATTTGGAGTTAATCAAAGTTTTACTTTACGTGAAAATATGATTGCAAGAACCACAGGGAAGCCACTAGAATCATTATATAGTTATAATACTTATCAATTCTCTGATTATGATAAATACGAATCTTCTAAGTTTTCGGAAGAAGAAAAAGCAAAACATAAAGCTGATGAGTTTCCTGTTGATTGTCAAAAAGCTTTTGATATGGGAGTATCACTTGCTACAAATGCCTAA
- a CDS encoding transcriptional regulator — MDDRTKDKSTNNHLQYLLQVIGGKWKLPILCILTKKEVVRFNELKRELGGITNMSLSNCLQELEQYKIINRVQYLEMPPRVEYSLTENSKKLIPTLKGLSDWAKEQIEINI, encoded by the coding sequence ATGGACGATAGAACAAAGGATAAATCTACAAATAACCATCTACAATATTTACTTCAGGTAATTGGTGGCAAATGGAAATTACCTATACTATGTATATTAACAAAAAAAGAAGTAGTACGTTTTAATGAATTAAAAAGAGAACTTGGTGGAATTACTAATATGTCACTAAGTAACTGCTTACAAGAATTAGAGCAATATAAAATAATAAATCGTGTTCAATACCTAGAAATGCCTCCACGTGTGGAATACTCTTTAACTGAGAATAGCAAAAAGTTAATTCCTACATTAAAAGGTCTTAGTGATTGGGCAAAGGAACAAATAGAAATTAATATATAA